One Mycobacterium sp. 050128 genomic window carries:
- the hcaB gene encoding 3-(cis-5,6-dihydroxycyclohexa-1,3-dien-1-yl)propanoate dehydrogenase has translation MTAWLRGKRALVVGGGSGIGRAVVDAFVAEEARVAVLERDPDKCDKLRSQLADVRVVEGDAITSEANRGAVAAAVDSFGGLDILVNCVGVFDFYRGVADLDADNLAVAFDEMFRTNVLSHLQSVKAAVPALRDGTEPSIILTESASSYYPGRGGVLYVSSKFAVRGLVTSLAHELAPQIRVNGVAPGGTLNTDLRGLNSLGLKDTRLDDYPDRARDVAARTPLNVALTGADHAWSYVFLASGRSRGITGETIHPDGGFGIGTPKAQPR, from the coding sequence GTGACCGCCTGGTTGCGCGGCAAACGTGCCTTGGTCGTGGGCGGCGGATCCGGAATCGGACGGGCCGTTGTGGACGCGTTTGTCGCCGAAGAAGCCAGAGTTGCTGTGCTGGAACGTGATCCAGACAAGTGCGACAAGCTGCGGTCACAGCTAGCCGACGTGCGCGTGGTCGAAGGAGACGCGATCACCAGCGAGGCCAACCGCGGTGCTGTCGCCGCGGCGGTCGATTCCTTCGGCGGGCTCGACATCCTGGTCAACTGCGTGGGGGTCTTCGACTTCTACCGGGGCGTGGCCGATCTCGACGCCGACAACCTCGCGGTCGCATTCGACGAAATGTTTCGCACCAACGTGCTGAGCCACCTGCAGTCCGTCAAGGCGGCGGTCCCGGCCCTGCGCGACGGGACCGAGCCGTCGATCATTCTGACCGAGTCCGCGTCGTCGTACTACCCCGGGCGCGGTGGCGTGCTGTACGTGTCGTCGAAGTTCGCCGTGCGCGGACTGGTCACGTCATTGGCTCACGAGCTGGCGCCACAGATCCGGGTCAACGGCGTGGCACCCGGCGGCACCCTCAATACCGACCTGCGTGGTCTGAACAGCCTGGGGCTCAAGGACACCCGACTCGACGACTACCCCGACCGGGCGCGCGACGTCGCCGCACGTACCCCGTTGAACGTCGCGCTCACCGGCGCGGACCACGCCTGGTCGTATGTGTTCTTGGCCTCCGGCCGGTCCCGCGGCATCACCGGCGAGACCATCCACCCGGACGGCGGGTTCGGCATCGGCACACCGAAGGCACAGCCACGATGA
- a CDS encoding 3-phenylpropionate/cinnamic acid dioxygenase subunit beta — protein sequence MRKTLPSLPFDDPRHFQAHQFLVDEAYLLDAQQYEAWLETLTDDVRYVMPVRVTTARGVGFDTSAFPKPGMAHFDEDKYSLSQRVARMGTEHVWAEDPPSRLRHFITNVRTFESDDAEHLVVESAELLFRSRGDVNESALMSCGREDLLRWCDDRWKLARRTISADESVLRMQNLAVFL from the coding sequence AGAAAGACCTTGCCGTCCTTGCCCTTTGATGACCCCCGGCATTTTCAGGCGCATCAGTTTCTGGTGGACGAGGCCTACCTGCTGGATGCCCAACAGTACGAGGCGTGGCTGGAAACCCTGACCGACGATGTCCGCTACGTGATGCCGGTGCGCGTCACGACCGCACGCGGCGTCGGGTTCGACACCTCTGCGTTTCCGAAACCCGGGATGGCCCACTTCGACGAGGACAAGTACTCATTGAGCCAGCGGGTGGCGCGAATGGGCACCGAACACGTGTGGGCCGAGGATCCGCCGTCGCGGCTGCGCCACTTCATCACCAACGTGCGTACCTTCGAGTCCGATGATGCCGAACACCTGGTGGTCGAATCCGCCGAACTGCTGTTCCGCAGTCGCGGCGACGTCAACGAGAGCGCGCTGATGTCCTGCGGTCGCGAGGACTTGCTGCGCTGGTGCGATGATCGATGGAAACTCGCGCGGCGCACGATCAGCGCTGACGAGTCGGTATTGCGGATGCAGAACCTGGCGGTGTTCCTGTGA
- a CDS encoding polysaccharide deacetylase family protein produces MDRRRFLVAVAATVAVTGISWSSANGPKDTVARADVLGSAPNPVAPPPPKLLPPPGPAARVTLPGGAALSKLPGNGDLLAWTVDDGVDTDVVRLYTQFAKDTGVRLTYFVTGVFKSWTENAPLLRPLVESGQIQLANHTWTHPDLTKLSPKQIADELNSTDVFLRNTYGVDAAPYFRPPYGHHSAVVDAVAADLGYQVPTLWNGDLRDSAVLSEDQIVQMANQYFTPQSIVIGHLNHAPVTRVYGQLVEIIRARQLRTVTLNDVFLRPEIPYRTPSFAS; encoded by the coding sequence TTGGACCGACGGCGGTTCTTGGTCGCGGTGGCGGCAACCGTTGCGGTGACCGGAATCTCGTGGTCGTCCGCCAACGGCCCCAAGGACACGGTCGCGCGCGCCGATGTTCTCGGATCCGCGCCGAACCCGGTCGCCCCGCCGCCGCCCAAGTTGTTGCCCCCGCCCGGCCCGGCGGCGCGGGTGACGCTGCCCGGCGGCGCGGCTCTCAGCAAGCTTCCCGGCAACGGAGATCTGTTGGCCTGGACGGTCGATGACGGGGTCGACACCGACGTGGTGCGGCTCTACACACAGTTCGCCAAGGACACCGGCGTGCGGCTCACCTACTTCGTCACCGGCGTCTTCAAGTCGTGGACGGAGAACGCGCCCCTGCTTCGGCCGCTCGTCGAATCCGGGCAGATTCAGCTGGCCAACCACACCTGGACGCATCCGGACTTGACAAAGCTGTCGCCCAAGCAGATCGCCGACGAGCTGAATAGCACGGATGTGTTCTTGCGCAATACCTATGGCGTGGACGCCGCACCGTACTTCCGGCCGCCGTATGGCCACCACAGCGCCGTGGTCGACGCGGTGGCCGCCGACCTCGGCTACCAGGTACCCACGCTGTGGAATGGCGACTTGCGGGATTCCGCCGTGCTTTCCGAAGACCAGATTGTCCAGATGGCCAACCAGTACTTCACGCCGCAAAGCATCGTGATCGGCCATCTCAACCACGCACCGGTCACCCGCGTGTACGGGCAGCTGGTGGAGATCATCAGGGCCCGCCAATTGCGCACAGTCACCCTCAACGACGTTTTCCTGCGACCGGAAATCCCTTACCGGACACCGAGTTTCGCTAGCTAA
- a CDS encoding class II aldolase/adducin family protein, with product MTGELDSQRTLIALGCRIAEARGLVDGMLGHLSLRVDDDRLLVRCRSDSDTGVANTSPSDIRLVRFDGSAGAAGELDGYRVPNELPIHVETMLADAQHLAVAHLHPPAVVAADLARVAIRPIYGAYDIPGAWLARDGVPVYQRAVLIRTSGLAKEMVAAMGDRPVVILRGHGITSAAATVQQAVLQAISVDELARMALRVLSAGGTLHDIDDADWDDLPDLGPAFTTDAAWRHEVARLRAD from the coding sequence ATGACCGGCGAGCTGGACAGCCAACGCACGCTTATCGCCCTGGGCTGCCGGATCGCCGAGGCCCGCGGCCTGGTCGACGGGATGCTCGGCCACCTGAGTCTGCGCGTCGACGACGACCGGTTGCTGGTGCGCTGCCGCAGCGACTCCGATACCGGCGTGGCCAACACCTCGCCCAGCGACATCCGCCTGGTCCGATTCGACGGCAGTGCGGGCGCCGCCGGTGAACTCGACGGGTACCGCGTCCCCAACGAACTGCCCATCCACGTCGAGACCATGCTGGCCGATGCCCAGCACCTCGCCGTCGCGCATCTGCACCCGCCGGCGGTCGTCGCCGCCGATCTGGCTCGCGTCGCGATCCGGCCGATCTATGGGGCGTATGACATTCCGGGCGCGTGGCTCGCGCGCGACGGCGTCCCGGTTTACCAACGCGCCGTGCTGATCCGCACCAGCGGGCTGGCCAAGGAGATGGTGGCCGCGATGGGCGACCGGCCGGTGGTGATCCTTCGCGGACACGGAATCACCAGTGCCGCAGCCACTGTGCAGCAGGCGGTGCTGCAGGCGATCAGCGTCGACGAGCTGGCCCGAATGGCGTTGCGGGTGCTCTCGGCCGGCGGCACACTGCACGACATCGACGACGCCGACTGGGACGACCTGCCCGATTTAGGGCCGGCCTTCACCACCGACGCCGCCTGGCGCCATGAGGTCGCCCGGCTGCGAGCCGACTAA
- a CDS encoding acyl-CoA synthetase produces MEFNLAQVFSAVAAANPDRDCIVFGHRRFTFSQTDERARRLARALNSWGLGARRERHELAPHESGQSHLGLYLANGNEYLEGMLGAYQARVAPFNVNYRYVADELVYLLGNAGAEAVMYQARFAPTLALALDQAPDRLQSMRLIHVDDESGNDPLPSAVRYEDLLASVTDEPLDLALSPDDLYVLYTGGTTGMPKAVLWRQHDIYMNAMGGRPPFGGDPVTSLDDIVERSRAGGPGSMTCAPLMHGAAQWAAFINLCGGRPFVMAPTTTHFDPAEAWALASRERVMSLSFVGDAFGRPLIDALESGDYDLSGLLILVTGGAALSAPLKQRFLDLLPQLTILDAGGSSESGNQMGQVSSRQQGASGRFAPNPGAVVVSEDMTRILSPGDDEVGWLAQQGLIPLGYLGDPEKTARTFPVIDGIRHSVPGDRARWFADGEIELLGRDSVTINSGGEKIFAEEVEAAIAEHPSVYDVVVTGRPSTRWGNEVVAIVALADGEHASQEEMADAIIAEAARHIARYKLPKAIVFRDRLQRSPSGKADYRWAKAQAAQDV; encoded by the coding sequence GTGGAATTCAATCTCGCCCAAGTGTTCTCGGCTGTGGCTGCCGCCAATCCCGATCGCGACTGCATTGTATTTGGTCACCGACGATTCACTTTCTCGCAAACTGACGAACGTGCCCGTCGGCTCGCTCGGGCGCTGAACTCGTGGGGCCTGGGCGCGCGGCGGGAACGTCACGAGCTGGCGCCGCACGAATCCGGTCAAAGCCATCTCGGCCTCTACCTGGCCAACGGCAACGAGTACCTCGAGGGAATGCTCGGCGCGTACCAGGCGCGGGTGGCCCCGTTCAACGTCAACTATCGCTACGTCGCCGACGAATTGGTCTATCTGCTGGGCAATGCCGGCGCGGAAGCGGTCATGTACCAGGCGCGGTTCGCCCCGACCCTGGCCTTAGCGTTGGATCAGGCGCCGGATCGGCTGCAGTCGATGCGGCTGATCCACGTCGATGACGAGTCCGGAAACGATCCGTTGCCCTCGGCGGTCCGGTACGAGGACCTGCTGGCCTCGGTGACCGACGAGCCGCTGGACCTCGCGTTGTCGCCAGACGACCTCTACGTCCTTTACACCGGCGGCACCACCGGGATGCCCAAGGCGGTGCTATGGCGACAGCACGACATCTACATGAACGCCATGGGCGGGCGACCACCGTTCGGCGGCGACCCGGTGACCAGCCTCGACGACATCGTCGAACGGTCGCGCGCCGGCGGACCCGGCTCGATGACGTGCGCGCCGCTGATGCACGGCGCGGCACAGTGGGCGGCGTTCATCAACCTCTGCGGCGGCCGGCCGTTTGTGATGGCCCCGACGACCACCCACTTCGATCCGGCCGAAGCGTGGGCGCTGGCCAGCCGGGAGCGCGTGATGTCGTTGTCGTTCGTCGGCGACGCCTTCGGGCGGCCCCTGATCGACGCGCTCGAGTCCGGAGACTACGACCTGTCCGGATTACTGATTCTGGTCACCGGCGGAGCGGCGCTGAGTGCTCCGCTCAAGCAGCGATTCCTCGATCTGCTGCCGCAGTTGACGATCCTGGACGCGGGAGGATCGTCGGAGTCCGGGAACCAGATGGGGCAGGTGTCCAGCCGGCAGCAGGGCGCCAGCGGCCGGTTCGCCCCGAACCCGGGCGCGGTGGTGGTCAGCGAGGACATGACCCGGATTCTGTCGCCCGGCGACGACGAAGTCGGCTGGCTGGCCCAGCAGGGCCTGATACCGCTGGGCTACCTCGGCGACCCGGAGAAGACCGCGCGGACCTTCCCGGTGATCGACGGGATCCGGCATTCGGTTCCCGGGGATCGGGCTCGCTGGTTCGCCGACGGCGAGATCGAGCTGCTGGGCCGCGATTCGGTGACGATCAACTCCGGCGGCGAGAAGATCTTCGCCGAAGAGGTCGAAGCCGCGATCGCCGAGCACCCGTCGGTGTACGACGTGGTCGTGACGGGCCGGCCCAGCACCCGGTGGGGAAACGAAGTCGTCGCGATCGTCGCGCTGGCCGACGGTGAACATGCTTCGCAAGAAGAAATGGCCGACGCCATCATCGCCGAGGCGGCCCGCCATATCGCGCGTTACAAGCTACCGAAGGCGATTGTCTTCCGCGACCGTCTGCAACGGTCGCCGTCCGGCAAGGCCGACTACCGGTGGGCGAAAGCTCAAGCAGCACAAGATGTCTGA
- a CDS encoding permease → MSERGWTPRLIQGRVGVTVGVLVTVAVFVVGLLWAKWTPYLAKALKAQRTHHWSGSNILAVGGVRAGDTPTWHAATTFFHAYFASIWPALVVALLISASVQALVPRAWLPRVLNRRGLISSALAGGVASMPSMMCTCCAAPVAVTLRRTGVTRAAAIAYWLGNPLLNPAVLVFLFFVAPWQWTLTRALVGIATVICVAVSVGLVTGARGAERSVAEAITPPDAESGWPASRFVRALLCLCLVLLPEYAIMVLVVGAGRGWLVTLTQPSHHGLLIVVLAAIVGTLLVIPTAGEIPILQSLALLGVSSGPLGALLITLPAISVPGVAMVARSFGWKAIATATGAVVAMGLVGAGVLSAL, encoded by the coding sequence ATGTCTGAACGGGGCTGGACGCCACGACTGATCCAGGGCCGCGTCGGCGTCACGGTTGGTGTTCTCGTCACGGTGGCCGTGTTCGTTGTGGGGCTGCTCTGGGCGAAGTGGACGCCATACCTCGCCAAAGCGTTGAAGGCGCAGCGGACTCATCACTGGTCGGGGTCGAACATCCTCGCGGTCGGCGGCGTGCGCGCCGGGGACACCCCGACATGGCATGCCGCCACGACCTTCTTTCACGCGTACTTTGCCTCGATTTGGCCGGCGTTGGTGGTGGCGCTGCTGATCAGCGCGTCGGTTCAGGCGTTGGTGCCGCGGGCGTGGTTGCCGCGCGTGCTGAACCGGCGCGGGCTGATCTCGAGCGCGTTGGCCGGGGGAGTCGCGAGCATGCCGTCGATGATGTGCACGTGCTGTGCCGCTCCGGTCGCTGTCACGTTGCGGCGCACCGGCGTCACGCGCGCCGCCGCCATCGCCTACTGGCTGGGGAACCCATTACTGAATCCCGCGGTACTGGTCTTCCTGTTCTTCGTCGCGCCCTGGCAATGGACGTTGACCAGGGCGCTCGTCGGTATCGCGACGGTAATCTGCGTGGCGGTGTCGGTGGGTTTGGTCACCGGCGCGCGGGGCGCCGAACGGTCCGTGGCCGAGGCGATCACGCCTCCTGACGCTGAGTCTGGCTGGCCCGCAAGCAGATTCGTGCGCGCCCTGCTCTGCCTGTGCCTGGTTCTGTTGCCGGAGTACGCGATCATGGTGCTGGTCGTCGGGGCGGGTCGGGGCTGGCTGGTGACGTTGACGCAACCGTCGCACCACGGTCTGCTGATCGTGGTGCTCGCGGCGATTGTCGGCACACTGCTCGTCATTCCGACGGCGGGGGAGATACCGATCCTGCAGAGCCTGGCGCTGCTGGGGGTTTCGTCGGGGCCGCTTGGTGCGCTCCTGATCACACTTCCCGCGATCAGTGTCCCCGGCGTCGCGATGGTCGCTCGCAGCTTCGGATGGAAGGCCATCGCGACGGCAACGGGTGCGGTCGTCGCGATGGGTTTAGTCGGTGCGGGTGTGCTCAGCGCGTTGTAA
- a CDS encoding IclR family transcriptional regulator — protein MPKKEQQAGSEPAADSLVPQYPIESVDNALKLLLLLGEQPQIRLSEATRYLGVASSTAHRLLAMLTYRGFVRQDPVSKAYLPGPSLTGVAFAIFGRIDIQGSATPIMRALSDQLRETTHVGMLDGANVRFVAAVEGPAAVRVASRLGRTMPAHCTSTGKVMLAQLSQPQLHALLPDEQLERITARSIASRAELEAELARIRERGYAINREESEEGVASVAVPIPTRAPGLRLALNAAAPQHRLDGAQHASVAAALVKAAKEIGDQLG, from the coding sequence GTGCCGAAGAAGGAGCAGCAGGCCGGCAGCGAGCCGGCCGCCGATTCGCTTGTGCCGCAGTACCCGATCGAATCGGTCGACAATGCGCTCAAGCTGCTGCTCCTGCTGGGCGAGCAGCCGCAGATCCGGCTGAGCGAGGCGACCCGTTATCTGGGTGTGGCATCGTCCACCGCGCACCGGCTGCTGGCGATGCTGACCTACCGGGGGTTCGTCCGTCAGGACCCGGTGTCCAAGGCCTACCTGCCCGGTCCGTCGCTCACCGGCGTGGCGTTTGCGATCTTCGGCCGCATCGACATCCAGGGCTCCGCCACGCCGATCATGCGGGCTCTGTCCGACCAGCTCCGGGAGACCACGCACGTCGGCATGCTCGACGGCGCCAATGTCCGTTTCGTCGCCGCCGTCGAGGGCCCCGCCGCGGTCCGGGTGGCCTCCCGTCTGGGACGCACGATGCCGGCGCACTGCACGTCGACGGGCAAGGTCATGTTGGCCCAGCTGTCACAGCCGCAACTGCATGCGCTGCTACCCGACGAGCAACTCGAGCGCATCACCGCGCGCTCGATCGCCAGCCGCGCCGAGTTGGAGGCCGAGCTCGCCCGTATCCGCGAGCGCGGGTATGCCATCAATCGCGAGGAGAGCGAGGAAGGCGTCGCATCGGTCGCGGTGCCCATCCCGACTCGCGCGCCCGGCCTGCGGCTTGCGCTCAATGCCGCCGCGCCGCAGCACCGGCTCGACGGTGCACAGCACGCGTCGGTAGCGGCCGCACTTGTCAAGGCAGCCAAGGAGATTGGCGACCAGCTCGGCTGA
- a CDS encoding dihydrodiol dehydrogenase produces MNDELERLTAGAVGELITVANEFTEVVIQRVDTRNGSRLLIRAPRTGRWISLDALEVEALTWQNARTMAAMVGNSQAPLLPDPQ; encoded by the coding sequence GTGAACGACGAACTCGAGCGTTTGACGGCGGGTGCGGTCGGCGAACTGATTACCGTCGCAAACGAATTCACTGAAGTCGTGATACAGCGAGTCGACACCCGCAATGGATCGAGACTGCTGATCCGCGCCCCGAGGACTGGGCGGTGGATCAGCCTGGACGCACTAGAGGTGGAGGCGCTGACGTGGCAGAACGCCCGAACGATGGCGGCGATGGTGGGCAACTCCCAGGCGCCGCTGCTCCCCGACCCGCAGTGA